A portion of the Pedobacter cryoconitis genome contains these proteins:
- a CDS encoding FAD-dependent oxidoreductase, whose translation METINLLQDKKIAIVGGGPGGLTLARLLQLKGANVKVYERDFNNEARVQGAIVDLHFESGLKVMEDAGLMEAFKANYMPGADKFRLVDKNAKILADEHEQSSDESFGDEHFRPEIDRGALRNILIAGLLPDTVVWDSQFEHMVQVNNIWELQFKNGTTATADLVIGAEGYRSKIRPYVTDIKALYSGATIIQGEIDDPEKECPEIYALVNKGNLIAMGSGKTIAAQPRGDGGLTYYASSLYPEDWIKTSGIDFNDSEKVYTYLVNYYEGWDPIFFTLFKACSHFVPRPLNYFPLDQHWEAKPNLTLIGDAAHLMPPSGEGVNTAMLDALDLSECLTSGGFQNIEAAIAAYENQMQLRAKLLGQEALEEIKDFASPSEESIKKLIKQFTPIGLSKE comes from the coding sequence ATGGAAACAATAAATCTATTACAAGATAAGAAAATAGCAATCGTAGGTGGTGGTCCGGGTGGCTTAACATTAGCCAGGCTTTTACAACTTAAAGGAGCAAATGTGAAAGTTTATGAAAGGGATTTCAATAATGAAGCACGTGTACAGGGTGCAATCGTCGATTTACACTTTGAATCTGGCCTGAAAGTTATGGAAGACGCAGGTTTAATGGAGGCTTTCAAAGCTAATTACATGCCTGGGGCCGACAAGTTTCGTCTGGTTGACAAGAATGCGAAAATTCTCGCAGATGAACATGAGCAAAGTTCTGATGAAAGTTTTGGCGACGAACACTTCAGACCAGAGATTGACAGAGGTGCGTTAAGGAACATTTTAATAGCTGGTCTTCTGCCTGATACCGTTGTTTGGGATAGTCAATTTGAGCACATGGTGCAAGTAAATAATATCTGGGAACTACAATTTAAAAATGGCACAACAGCGACTGCAGACCTTGTGATCGGAGCAGAAGGATATCGCTCAAAAATCCGTCCTTATGTAACAGACATTAAAGCCCTGTATTCGGGCGCAACTATCATTCAAGGTGAAATAGATGATCCTGAAAAGGAATGTCCTGAAATTTATGCCTTGGTTAACAAAGGCAATCTTATTGCGATGGGTTCCGGCAAAACTATCGCTGCACAACCAAGAGGTGATGGCGGGCTCACGTATTATGCCTCCTCTCTTTACCCTGAAGATTGGATCAAGACCAGTGGGATAGATTTTAATGACAGTGAAAAAGTTTATACTTACTTAGTGAACTATTACGAAGGATGGGATCCAATATTTTTTACACTTTTTAAAGCATGTAGTCATTTTGTTCCAAGACCATTGAATTATTTCCCTTTAGATCAGCATTGGGAAGCAAAACCGAACCTCACACTTATTGGAGATGCAGCGCATTTGATGCCTCCTTCAGGTGAGGGTGTGAATACGGCAATGCTGGATGCTTTGGATTTAAGTGAATGTTTGACCAGTGGCGGATTTCAAAATATAGAAGCCGCCATTGCAGCCTATGAAAACCAAATGCAGTTAAGAGCAAAGTTACTAGGACAAGAGGCACTCGAAGAGATAAAAGATTTTGCTTCCCCTTCTGAGGAATCAATTAAAAAACTGATCAAACAGTTTACGCCCATTGGATTATCAAAAGAATAG
- a CDS encoding helix-turn-helix transcriptional regulator, which yields MSKKSNHIHVNTLPSGIREGIFMERKFFNGPPDIKEVERPHRDNGHLFILQEKGATHIEIDFQKHRIEAPSIIYIHPDQIHRVIAFENATTTSWIITSENLHQDTLKLLAGLTPANILALKTETLAIISETASLCIQFSERKHEKLYNFILKESFNTLVTLVVSQYLSEAKTTDNFSRSEVITKSFKSSLDHYFIKIKSPMIYAEQLNISAPYLNECVKTITGHPVSYHIQQRVILEAKRLLYHSNKSVKEIAGGLGYDDYSYFTRLFVKITGMTPLAFRTKNLE from the coding sequence ATGTCAAAAAAAAGCAACCATATTCATGTAAATACATTGCCTTCAGGAATCAGAGAAGGAATATTTATGGAGAGAAAATTTTTCAATGGCCCCCCTGATATTAAAGAAGTTGAGCGCCCGCATCGTGACAATGGGCATTTATTTATATTACAGGAGAAAGGAGCCACCCATATTGAAATTGACTTTCAAAAACATCGTATAGAAGCACCTTCCATTATCTATATACATCCTGATCAAATACATCGCGTAATCGCATTTGAAAATGCAACAACCACCAGCTGGATAATCACCAGCGAAAACCTGCATCAGGACACCCTGAAATTACTGGCAGGCCTCACTCCTGCAAATATTCTGGCTTTAAAAACAGAGACACTTGCTATTATTTCAGAAACGGCCTCTCTATGCATACAATTTTCTGAAAGGAAACACGAGAAACTATATAATTTCATCCTGAAAGAGAGTTTTAACACATTAGTCACCTTAGTCGTATCCCAGTATTTATCTGAAGCTAAAACCACAGATAACTTTTCACGTTCTGAGGTGATCACTAAATCATTTAAATCTTCATTAGATCATTATTTTATAAAGATAAAAAGTCCAATGATCTATGCTGAACAGTTGAACATATCTGCCCCCTACTTAAATGAATGCGTCAAAACTATAACAGGACATCCAGTTTCCTACCATATACAACAGCGTGTTATTCTGGAAGCCAAACGATTGCTCTACCATTCTAACAAATCCGTAAAGGAGATTGCAGGTGGACTTGGTTATGATGATTACTCTTATTTTACCCGGTTATTTGTAAAAATCACAGGGATGACACCACTAGCTTTCCGGACTAAAAACCTCGAATAG
- a CDS encoding serine hydrolase domain-containing protein gives MIRKFNAILLFLTLPLFALESYAQKMTFFDFRPARDSIQTSRAISSYNVGSDKDLYLLLSPEASLQAELAKFAPALKAEELLAKGNYSFNFYVDGKKAYTENLGPGAILPQDKTTNRPLDIVLISSGRSGLWSINLWDRFMAKAGMSLLSAQPKVLEIGVSVYIEQNGTKYSSELIKAKIKVTRIPKKIDPLKMGPQHIAAESGFKLSKAKLNKELIVTLNTKIADHTYRMINGIVVLKKGELLLEQYYNGEKRETLHDPRSVSKSITATLTGMAIKEGFITSENQRLMEFYKLRNYANYNTKKDSVKIVDLLSMSAAFEGNDEVETSAGNEENMYPTADYTKFALDLPMDPARQNGQSWSYFTAGTNLVMDILDKSIPGGAEAFAHKRLFVPLGIDKLEWARTPQGKPFGGGGLRLRALDFAKYGQLYANDGIYNGKRLLEKSWVAQSFSPLQVLPADRPGFYGLLFWNKAFVVAGKSYQVNYSSGNGGNKIYMFKDLPVVIVITASAYGKAFAHVQADEIVEKYLLPAIL, from the coding sequence ATGATACGGAAATTTAATGCCATTCTCCTTTTTCTTACACTGCCTCTTTTTGCATTGGAATCCTATGCACAGAAAATGACCTTTTTTGATTTCAGGCCTGCAAGAGATAGTATCCAGACTTCTCGCGCTATCTCTTCCTATAATGTCGGTTCAGACAAGGATTTGTACCTGTTGCTCTCACCAGAGGCTTCCCTTCAAGCTGAACTTGCTAAATTCGCTCCTGCACTAAAAGCAGAAGAGCTATTGGCCAAGGGTAATTATAGTTTCAATTTTTATGTAGATGGTAAAAAGGCTTATACTGAAAACCTGGGGCCAGGTGCCATCCTGCCACAAGATAAGACTACTAACCGTCCTCTGGATATCGTTCTGATCAGCTCGGGCAGGTCTGGTTTATGGAGCATTAACCTTTGGGACCGATTTATGGCAAAAGCTGGAATGTCGCTTTTGAGTGCGCAACCTAAGGTGCTGGAAATAGGTGTGAGCGTATATATTGAACAGAATGGCACGAAATATAGTTCTGAGCTGATAAAGGCAAAAATTAAGGTGACAAGAATTCCAAAGAAAATCGATCCGCTGAAAATGGGGCCACAGCACATCGCCGCAGAAAGTGGTTTTAAACTTTCCAAAGCGAAGCTGAATAAAGAACTGATTGTTACACTAAATACAAAGATTGCCGATCATACCTACCGCATGATCAACGGGATCGTAGTCTTGAAGAAAGGGGAATTGCTTTTGGAACAGTATTATAACGGAGAAAAAAGGGAAACGCTGCACGATCCGAGATCGGTAAGTAAATCGATAACTGCAACCCTCACAGGAATGGCTATCAAGGAAGGTTTTATAACTTCTGAAAATCAGAGGCTCATGGAGTTCTATAAGCTCCGGAATTATGCGAATTATAATACCAAAAAGGACAGTGTAAAAATTGTAGACCTATTGAGTATGAGTGCTGCATTTGAAGGGAATGATGAGGTGGAAACCTCTGCTGGAAATGAAGAGAATATGTATCCAACAGCCGATTATACGAAATTTGCACTTGACCTTCCAATGGATCCTGCACGCCAGAATGGTCAAAGCTGGTCATATTTTACCGCGGGTACTAATTTGGTAATGGATATTCTCGACAAAAGTATACCGGGCGGGGCAGAGGCATTTGCTCATAAGAGACTCTTTGTACCATTGGGTATAGACAAACTTGAATGGGCACGAACACCTCAGGGCAAGCCTTTTGGGGGTGGCGGACTCAGGTTACGCGCGCTTGATTTTGCGAAGTATGGTCAATTATATGCTAATGATGGCATATATAATGGTAAGCGGCTGCTTGAAAAATCATGGGTAGCGCAAAGTTTTTCTCCTTTACAAGTACTTCCAGCTGATAGACCTGGTTTTTACGGGCTTCTCTTTTGGAACAAGGCTTTTGTTGTAGCTGGTAAATCTTACCAGGTAAATTATAGCAGCGGAAATGGTGGAAACAAGATTTACATGTTCAAAGATCTGCCCGTTGTAATCGTGATCACCGCTTCGGCCTATGGTAAAGCCTTCGCACACGTCCAGGCAGATGAAATTGTAGAAAAATACTTGCTACCTGCAATATTATAA